A stretch of the Azorhizobium caulinodans ORS 571 genome encodes the following:
- a CDS encoding RsmB/NOP family class I SAM-dependent RNA methyltransferase produces the protein MTPAARLQAILDLMQEVDSVDRPADAVISAWFRARRDVGAEDRGPISETYYALLRAHARLGWWLARHGREDTPRNRLLAFLVLDGKKTRDEVARLFSGGMSAPAPLTDNERALLVKLQGGRMDSPSMPEEVRLECPAWALEPFRNRFGAEFEREMAALLTPAPLDLRVNPIKAKREDMVQALRELGLPAEPSVSAPFGIRVRERPSLSRLTMLKSGEVEIQDEGSQLVALLMDARPGERVVDFCAGAGGKTLAIAAQMANRGHVIACDVMEGRLKRGAERFRRAGLHNIETRLLASETDRWVKRHKGTFDRVLVDAPCSGTGTWRRNPDARWRTLGAGLETLLPQQARILASAARLVKPGGRLVYATCSMLPDENEGQVASFLAAHPDFRVLPLTEVAPQLPPSAHPDYLSLTPARHDMDGFFAAVLQRAPLPPAA, from the coding sequence GTGACCCCTGCCGCCCGCCTGCAAGCCATCCTCGATCTGATGCAAGAGGTCGACAGCGTCGACCGACCCGCCGATGCCGTCATCTCCGCCTGGTTCCGCGCGCGGCGCGACGTGGGCGCCGAGGACCGGGGTCCGATTTCCGAAACCTATTATGCCCTGCTGCGCGCCCATGCGCGGCTGGGCTGGTGGCTCGCCCGGCATGGGCGGGAGGACACGCCGCGCAACCGGCTGCTGGCCTTCCTCGTGCTCGACGGCAAGAAGACGCGCGATGAGGTCGCGCGCCTGTTCTCGGGCGGGATGTCCGCCCCCGCGCCGCTCACAGACAATGAACGGGCGCTGCTGGTGAAACTGCAGGGCGGCCGCATGGATAGTCCCTCCATGCCGGAGGAGGTGCGCCTCGAATGCCCCGCCTGGGCGCTGGAGCCCTTCCGGAACCGGTTCGGCGCGGAGTTCGAGCGGGAAATGGCGGCGCTGCTGACGCCCGCACCCCTCGACCTGCGCGTCAATCCCATCAAGGCCAAGCGCGAGGACATGGTGCAGGCCCTGCGCGAGCTGGGCCTGCCGGCCGAGCCGTCGGTGAGCGCGCCCTTTGGAATCCGCGTGCGTGAGCGGCCGTCGCTGTCGCGCCTCACCATGCTGAAAAGCGGCGAGGTGGAAATCCAGGACGAGGGCTCGCAGCTCGTCGCCTTGCTGATGGATGCCCGGCCCGGTGAGCGGGTGGTGGACTTCTGCGCCGGAGCCGGGGGCAAGACGCTGGCGATTGCCGCCCAGATGGCCAACAGGGGCCATGTGATCGCCTGCGATGTCATGGAAGGGCGCCTGAAGCGCGGCGCCGAACGCTTCCGACGGGCCGGCCTGCACAATATCGAGACGCGGCTGCTGGCGAGCGAGACCGACCGCTGGGTGAAGCGCCACAAGGGCACGTTCGACCGTGTGCTGGTGGATGCGCCGTGCAGCGGCACGGGCACGTGGCGGCGCAATCCCGATGCCCGCTGGCGCACGCTGGGGGCGGGGCTGGAGACGCTGCTGCCGCAGCAGGCCCGCATTCTGGCGAGCGCGGCGCGGCTGGTGAAGCCCGGCGGGCGGCTCGTCTATGCCACCTGCTCCATGCTGCCGGACGAGAATGAGGGGCAGGTGGCGAGCTTCCTTGCAGCGCATCCCGACTTCCGCGTCCTGCCGCTCACCGAGGTGGCGCCGCAGCTGCCGCCCTCGGCCCATCCCGACTATCTCTCGCTCACGCCCGCGCGGCACGATATGGACGGCTTCTTCGCCGCCGTCCTCCAGCGCGCGCCGCTGCCGCCGGCCGCCTGA
- a CDS encoding MarR family winged helix-turn-helix transcriptional regulator — translation MTEPMPEDFEALVRDEPAGSKMELRLWLRLLSVSNLVSAEIRRRLRAEFDVTLPRFDVLAQLNREPDGLRLGDLSRRMMVSNGNITGLIDRLVEEGLVVRKVDPNDRRAATVRLSRAGATMFRIMASAHEAWIHELFGDLSKRQVAGLLDELETLKRSVAGVVHATEADRS, via the coding sequence ATGACTGAGCCCATGCCCGAGGACTTTGAGGCGCTGGTGCGCGACGAGCCGGCCGGCTCGAAGATGGAGCTGCGCCTCTGGCTGCGGCTGCTCTCGGTGTCGAACCTCGTCAGCGCCGAGATCCGCCGCCGGCTGCGAGCGGAGTTCGACGTGACATTGCCCCGCTTCGACGTCCTTGCGCAGTTGAACCGCGAGCCGGACGGGCTTCGCCTGGGCGACCTGTCCCGGCGGATGATGGTCTCCAACGGCAACATCACCGGCCTCATCGACCGTCTCGTGGAAGAGGGGCTGGTGGTGCGCAAGGTGGACCCCAACGACCGCCGCGCCGCGACCGTCCGGCTGAGCCGCGCCGGTGCAACCATGTTCCGCATCATGGCGAGCGCCCACGAGGCCTGGATTCATGAACTGTTCGGCGATTTGTCCAAGCGGCAGGTTGCGGGGCTGCTGGACGAACTCGAGACCCTGAAACGCTCGGTCGCCGGGGTCGTCCACGCCACGGAGGCGGACCGCTCCTGA
- a CDS encoding AMP-binding protein, with protein sequence MLGRSVHVDTFTRDRLPPADTWPVMNAADLDYPEQLNAAVELTDRMVERGFGDHTALIGNGRRRTYKELSDWTNRIARTLVENYGLQPGNRVLIRSANTPAMVACWLAATKAGAVVVNTMPMLRAGELAKTVDKAEISLALCDTRLLEELVTCAKESRFLKTVVGFDGTANHDAELDRASLCKPVHFEAVKTGRDDVALLGFTSGTTGVPKATMHFHRDILAIADTYARNVLRVTPDDIFVGTPPLAFTFGLGGLAVFPLRFGATAALLETATPPNLISLIEELRATICFTAPTAYRAMLAAMAEGADLSSLRIAVSAGETLPAPVYEAWTRKTGKPILDGIGSTEMLHVFISNTLEDHGPGRTGRPVPGFEAKVVDEAMNEAPRGTVGRLAVRGPTGCRYLDDPRQAEYVKDGWNVTGDAFVQDEDGYFHFAARNDDMIVSAGYNIAGPEVEAALLSHDAVSECAVIGAPDEERGQIVQAFVVLAPGLKEDESLVRALQNHVKATIAPYKYPRAIRFVDALPKTATGKIQRFALRTYQSA encoded by the coding sequence ATGTTGGGTCGGTCGGTTCACGTCGATACGTTCACGCGGGATCGGCTCCCGCCAGCCGACACCTGGCCGGTCATGAATGCCGCGGACCTCGATTATCCCGAGCAGTTGAATGCGGCGGTCGAACTCACGGACCGCATGGTCGAGCGCGGCTTCGGGGACCATACGGCCCTCATCGGCAATGGCCGCCGGCGCACCTACAAGGAGCTCTCCGACTGGACCAACCGCATCGCGCGGACGCTGGTGGAGAATTACGGCCTTCAGCCGGGCAACCGTGTGCTGATCCGCTCTGCGAATACGCCCGCCATGGTCGCCTGCTGGCTGGCGGCCACCAAGGCGGGCGCCGTCGTCGTCAACACCATGCCCATGCTCCGCGCCGGCGAACTCGCGAAGACCGTCGACAAGGCCGAGATCTCCCTCGCGCTCTGCGACACGCGGCTTCTGGAAGAGCTTGTCACCTGCGCGAAGGAGAGCCGCTTTCTGAAGACCGTCGTGGGCTTCGACGGCACCGCGAACCACGATGCGGAACTCGACCGGGCCTCGCTGTGCAAGCCTGTGCATTTCGAGGCCGTGAAGACGGGCCGCGACGACGTCGCCCTGCTCGGCTTCACGTCCGGTACAACTGGCGTGCCGAAGGCGACGATGCACTTTCACCGCGATATCCTCGCCATCGCCGACACCTACGCCAGGAACGTGCTGCGGGTGACGCCGGACGACATCTTCGTCGGCACGCCGCCGCTCGCTTTCACCTTCGGCCTGGGTGGCCTCGCGGTGTTTCCGCTGCGCTTCGGCGCCACGGCAGCGCTGCTGGAGACGGCGACACCGCCGAACCTCATCAGCCTCATCGAAGAGCTGCGCGCCACCATCTGCTTCACCGCCCCAACCGCCTATCGCGCCATGCTGGCTGCCATGGCCGAGGGCGCCGATCTCTCCTCCCTGCGCATCGCGGTTTCCGCGGGCGAGACGTTGCCCGCCCCGGTCTATGAGGCCTGGACGCGCAAGACCGGCAAGCCGATCCTCGACGGCATCGGCTCCACGGAGATGCTGCACGTCTTCATCTCGAATACGCTGGAGGACCACGGCCCCGGACGCACGGGGCGCCCTGTGCCGGGGTTCGAGGCGAAGGTGGTGGACGAGGCGATGAACGAGGCGCCGCGCGGCACGGTGGGGCGCCTTGCGGTGCGCGGCCCCACCGGCTGCCGCTATCTGGACGATCCGCGTCAGGCCGAATACGTCAAGGATGGCTGGAACGTCACCGGCGATGCTTTCGTGCAGGACGAGGACGGCTACTTCCACTTCGCCGCCCGCAATGACGATATGATCGTCTCCGCCGGCTACAACATCGCCGGGCCGGAGGTCGAGGCGGCGCTGCTCTCGCACGATGCGGTTTCCGAATGCGCGGTCATTGGCGCGCCGGATGAGGAGCGCGGCCAGATCGTTCAGGCCTTCGTGGTACTGGCCCCTGGCCTCAAGGAGGACGAAAGCCTCGTGCGCGCCTTGCAGAACCATGTGAAGGCGACCATCGCGCCCTACAAATATCCGCGCGCCATCCGTTTCGTCGACGCGCTGCCGAAGACCGCAACCGGCAAGATCCAGCGCTTCGCGTTGCGGACCTATCAGTCGGCCTGA
- a CDS encoding RidA family protein, whose translation MHEILQPEGWAKPIGYANGVLARGRQIWVGGQIGWSAHQAFESDDLVDQVRQTLLNIVAVLAEGGAEPQHIVSMTWYFVDKQEYLARLKEIGAVYREVLGRHYPAMAAVQVVALMEDRAKVEIQATAVVPE comes from the coding sequence ATGCACGAGATCCTGCAGCCTGAGGGGTGGGCGAAGCCGATCGGCTACGCCAATGGCGTTCTCGCCCGCGGCCGCCAGATCTGGGTGGGCGGCCAGATCGGCTGGTCCGCGCACCAGGCCTTCGAAAGCGACGACCTCGTGGATCAGGTCCGCCAGACACTGCTCAATATCGTGGCCGTGCTCGCCGAGGGTGGCGCGGAGCCGCAGCATATCGTCTCGATGACCTGGTACTTCGTGGACAAGCAGGAGTATCTGGCCCGGCTCAAGGAGATTGGTGCGGTCTACCGCGAGGTGCTCGGGCGGCATTACCCTGCCATGGCCGCCGTACAGGTGGTGGCGCTGATGGAAGATCGCGCCAAGGTCGAGATTCAGGCCACCGCCGTCGTTCCTGAGTGA
- a CDS encoding acyl-CoA thioesterase, whose product MAFETSRLLGFGDCDPAGIAFFPGYMRLLVSVTEEMFAASGTPWPAMIRERRIGVPTVKLDVDFVAPAFHGDELDFRVSIARLGGSSADLRHRVAVGERTVWTARQVLVATSLESHRAIRWPDDVRAGLAAHLETNDARDPAA is encoded by the coding sequence ATGGCTTTCGAGACCTCCCGCCTTCTGGGCTTCGGCGATTGTGATCCGGCCGGCATCGCCTTCTTTCCCGGCTACATGCGTCTGCTCGTAAGCGTGACGGAAGAGATGTTCGCGGCCTCCGGCACGCCGTGGCCGGCAATGATCCGCGAACGCCGCATCGGCGTGCCCACGGTGAAGCTGGACGTGGATTTCGTGGCGCCCGCCTTCCACGGCGATGAGCTGGATTTCCGGGTGTCCATCGCCAGGCTCGGCGGCAGCTCGGCCGACCTGCGGCACCGCGTTGCGGTGGGGGAGCGGACGGTGTGGACCGCCCGGCAGGTGCTGGTTGCAACTTCCCTTGAGAGCCATCGGGCGATCCGTTGGCCTGATGACGTGCGCGCCGGTCTCGCGGCGCATCTGGAGACGAATGATGCACGAGATCCTGCAGCCTGA
- a CDS encoding acyl-CoA dehydrogenase family protein has protein sequence MSTPAAAGPTREPLDWPFFGPEHRAYAARLDGFVAGGGLDGLDHADVDGTCRTLVARLGATGLLEAAVPTPEADGTSIRSLELCLARETLAWHDGLADFAFAMQGLGTGAIALAGSDALKREVLPKVRRGEWLAAFALSEADAGSDVAAMSCAARADGDHYVLDGEKTWISNGGIADVYTVFVRTGEAPGTRGISAFVVFADDPGFSIVERIDVIAPHPLATIRFDGCRIPASRRLGAAGEGFKIAMRTLDIFRASVAAAALGFARRAFDEALHHVRSRRMLGGTLADLQLTQAALGDMAAELDGAALLTWRAAWRRDVQGLPTTREAAMAKMTATEMAQRVIDRAVQLHGGRGVRSGETVEALYREIRALRIYEGATEVQKLIIARELLKAG, from the coding sequence ATGAGCACCCCCGCAGCCGCAGGCCCGACTCGTGAACCGCTGGACTGGCCCTTCTTCGGCCCGGAGCATCGCGCCTATGCCGCGCGCCTCGATGGGTTCGTCGCCGGGGGCGGGCTGGACGGGCTCGATCATGCGGACGTGGACGGCACCTGCCGCACTCTGGTGGCGCGCCTCGGTGCCACCGGTCTGCTGGAAGCGGCGGTACCAACGCCCGAGGCCGACGGCACCTCCATCCGCTCGCTGGAACTCTGCCTCGCCCGCGAGACGCTGGCTTGGCACGACGGGTTGGCGGATTTCGCCTTCGCCATGCAGGGGCTGGGCACGGGGGCCATCGCGCTCGCCGGCTCGGATGCCTTGAAGCGCGAGGTGCTGCCGAAGGTGCGCCGGGGTGAATGGCTGGCCGCCTTCGCGCTCTCCGAGGCGGATGCCGGCTCCGATGTGGCCGCCATGAGCTGCGCCGCCCGCGCCGATGGCGACCATTATGTGCTGGATGGCGAGAAGACCTGGATTTCCAACGGCGGCATTGCTGACGTCTACACGGTTTTCGTGCGCACGGGGGAGGCACCGGGCACGCGTGGCATCTCGGCTTTCGTCGTCTTCGCGGATGATCCCGGCTTCTCCATCGTGGAACGGATCGACGTGATCGCGCCGCACCCGCTGGCGACGATCCGCTTCGATGGCTGCCGCATTCCGGCCTCCCGCCGGCTCGGCGCGGCCGGAGAGGGCTTCAAGATTGCCATGCGGACGCTGGATATCTTCCGCGCCTCCGTTGCGGCAGCAGCGCTCGGCTTCGCGCGGCGGGCGTTCGACGAGGCGCTCCACCACGTCCGAAGCAGGCGGATGCTGGGCGGCACCCTCGCCGACCTGCAACTCACGCAGGCCGCCCTCGGCGATATGGCGGCGGAGCTGGATGGGGCGGCGCTGCTGACATGGCGCGCCGCCTGGCGCCGGGATGTGCAGGGCCTGCCGACCACCCGCGAGGCCGCGATGGCCAAGATGACCGCCACCGAAATGGCCCAGCGGGTGATCGACCGCGCCGTCCAGCTTCATGGCGGCCGGGGCGTGCGGTCCGGCGAAACTGTCGAGGCGCTCTATCGCGAGATCCGCGCGCTGCGGATCTATGAGGGCGCGACGGAGGTGCAGAAGCTCATCATCGCCCGCGAACTCCTGAAGGCGGGCTGA
- a CDS encoding enoyl-CoA hydratase family protein, whose protein sequence is MSETRSTMAAMKRPFKDHRATHFSFETSADGRVATVRLNRPERKNPLTFESYAELRDLFRDLVYASDVRAIVLAGAGGNFSSGGDVFEIIEPLTRMAMPDLLAFTRMTGDLVKAMRRCPQPIVAAVDGVCAGAGAILAMASDLRLATPEAKTAFLFARVGLAGADMGACGILPRVIGQGRAAELLFTGRAMTAAEGAAWGFYNALHPAADMEAKAQELARSLADGPWFAHGMTKTMLNQEWAMGLEELIEAEAQAQAICMATQDFRRAFEAFAAKAKPAFEGN, encoded by the coding sequence ATGAGCGAGACCCGATCCACGATGGCGGCCATGAAGCGTCCGTTCAAGGACCACCGCGCCACCCATTTCAGCTTCGAGACGAGCGCCGATGGCCGTGTCGCGACCGTCCGCCTCAACCGGCCGGAGCGCAAGAACCCGCTGACCTTCGAGAGCTATGCCGAGTTGCGCGACCTGTTCCGCGATCTCGTCTATGCCTCGGATGTGCGGGCCATCGTGCTCGCCGGGGCCGGGGGCAATTTCTCCTCGGGCGGCGATGTGTTCGAGATCATCGAGCCGCTCACCCGCATGGCCATGCCCGATCTCCTTGCCTTCACGCGGATGACCGGCGATCTCGTGAAGGCCATGCGGCGCTGCCCGCAGCCCATCGTTGCCGCCGTCGACGGCGTCTGCGCCGGCGCCGGCGCGATCCTCGCCATGGCCTCCGACCTGCGGCTGGCGACGCCCGAGGCCAAGACGGCCTTTCTCTTTGCCCGCGTGGGCCTTGCCGGCGCTGACATGGGGGCGTGCGGGATCCTGCCGCGCGTCATCGGGCAGGGGCGGGCGGCTGAGCTGCTGTTCACCGGCCGCGCCATGACCGCCGCCGAGGGGGCGGCGTGGGGCTTCTACAACGCCCTCCATCCGGCCGCGGACATGGAGGCGAAGGCGCAGGAACTCGCCCGCTCGCTGGCGGACGGCCCATGGTTCGCCCATGGCATGACCAAGACCATGCTAAATCAGGAATGGGCCATGGGCCTTGAAGAACTGATCGAGGCGGAAGCGCAGGCGCAGGCCATCTGCATGGCGACGCAGGACTTCCGCCGCGCCTTCGAGGCTTTTGCCGCCAAGGCGAAACCCGCTTTCGAGGGGAACTGA
- a CDS encoding SDR family NAD(P)-dependent oxidoreductase, which produces MGDLDAIAGRHVLVTGAGSGIGASVARRLGRAGARVTLAGRREAPLRAVAADLPDGAAHVVAGFDVTDPQAIADGLAGARAAFGPVSILVNNAGAAETAPFGRTSLAQWQSVIAVDLTSVFLVTQAVLPDLEAGGAGGRIVNIASTAGLVGYRYVSAYCAAKHGVIGLTRSLALELARTGITVNAICPGYTDTPLVREAIAAIIAKTGRTEAEVLAEMTAGNPQRRLVDPDEMAETVAWVVSPGAASINGQAIAVAGGEVMVG; this is translated from the coding sequence ATGGGCGATCTCGACGCCATCGCGGGCCGCCACGTCCTCGTCACCGGCGCGGGCTCGGGCATCGGCGCTTCCGTTGCGCGCCGTCTCGGCCGCGCTGGCGCGCGGGTGACGCTCGCCGGGCGGCGGGAGGCGCCGCTTCGGGCGGTCGCGGCCGATCTGCCGGATGGGGCCGCGCATGTGGTTGCCGGCTTCGACGTCACTGATCCGCAGGCCATCGCGGATGGCCTCGCCGGGGCGCGGGCGGCATTCGGGCCTGTCTCCATCCTCGTCAACAATGCCGGTGCGGCGGAGACCGCACCTTTCGGCCGGACGTCGCTGGCGCAATGGCAGAGCGTGATCGCGGTCGATCTCACCTCCGTCTTTCTGGTGACGCAGGCGGTGCTGCCGGATCTGGAGGCGGGCGGGGCCGGGGGGCGCATCGTCAATATCGCCTCCACGGCCGGCCTCGTGGGCTATCGCTATGTCTCGGCCTATTGCGCCGCCAAGCATGGGGTGATCGGCCTCACGCGATCGCTCGCCCTTGAGCTGGCGCGGACCGGCATCACGGTCAACGCCATCTGCCCCGGCTACACCGATACGCCGCTCGTGCGCGAGGCCATCGCGGCCATCATCGCGAAGACCGGGCGGACGGAGGCCGAAGTGCTGGCGGAGATGACCGCCGGCAACCCGCAGCGTCGGCTGGTGGACCCGGACGAGATGGCGGAAACGGTGGCCTGGGTGGTGTCGCCCGGAGCCGCGTCGATCAACGGACAGGCGATCGCGGTCGCCGGTGGCGAGGTGATGGTGGGATGA
- a CDS encoding bifunctional salicylyl-CoA 5-hydroxylase/oxidoreductase, translated as MRIVCIGGGPAGLYFGLLMKKLHPAHQITVVERNKPYDTFGWGVVFSDATMAAMRVWDPETATEIEDAFNHWDDIEVWFKGTRQRTSGHGFVGIGRKALLNILQRRCEALGVELVFERDVESDLDFPDADLIIASDGINSRIRNRYAEAFQPDLVVRPNRYIWLGTKKLYDAFTFDFRKTEHGWFQAHIYKFDAHTSTFIIETTEEAYQAHGLGELDQDGSIAFCEKLFSEVLDGAPLMTNARHLRGSAWLNFNRLICGKWSHFNGRSHVVLMGDAAHTAHFAIGSGTKLAIDDAIELARQFNEIGHGVETIPSVLSVYEEIRRVDVARIQNAARNAMEWFEVVGRRYADSLEPEQFMYSMLTRSQRISHENLRLRDRAWLEGYERWFARRAGLPVETNGRVTPPMFTPYRLRDVTLPNRIVVSPMAMYSATDGVLGDFHLVHLGARAMGGAGLVFAEMTCVSPDARITPGCLGLWDDGQIEGWKRFVDFVHANTGAKVACQLGHAGRKGATKRAWEGIDQPLEEDGWPLISASALPYLKHSQVPKAMDRADMDRVVADFVAATRRAAAAGVDWLELHAAHGYLLSSFLSPLTNRRTDDYGGSHAARARFPLEVFRAIRAVWPAERPISVRLSCHDWTEGGNTPEDAAIFATMFKEAGADLIDCSSGQVWKEERPVYGRLFQTPFSDKIRNEVGIPTIAVGAISEADHANSIIAAGRADLCAIARPHLADPAWSLHEAAKIGLKTVPWPKQYASAKGQYEANLERASAQ; from the coding sequence ATGCGCATCGTCTGCATTGGTGGCGGCCCTGCGGGCCTCTATTTCGGCCTCCTCATGAAGAAGCTGCACCCCGCGCACCAGATCACGGTGGTGGAGCGCAACAAGCCCTATGACACGTTCGGTTGGGGCGTCGTCTTCTCCGACGCGACCATGGCGGCCATGCGGGTCTGGGACCCGGAGACCGCGACCGAGATCGAGGATGCGTTCAACCACTGGGACGACATTGAGGTCTGGTTCAAGGGCACCCGCCAGCGCACCTCCGGCCATGGCTTCGTCGGTATCGGCCGCAAGGCGCTGCTCAACATCCTCCAGCGCCGGTGCGAGGCGCTCGGCGTCGAACTGGTGTTCGAGCGCGACGTCGAGAGCGACCTCGATTTTCCCGATGCCGACCTCATCATCGCCTCGGACGGCATCAATTCCAGGATCCGCAACCGTTATGCGGAGGCCTTCCAGCCAGATCTCGTCGTGCGCCCGAACCGCTACATCTGGCTCGGCACGAAAAAGCTCTATGACGCCTTCACCTTCGACTTTCGCAAGACCGAGCACGGCTGGTTCCAGGCTCACATCTACAAGTTCGATGCGCACACCTCGACCTTCATCATCGAGACGACGGAAGAGGCCTATCAGGCCCATGGGCTCGGGGAGCTGGATCAGGACGGCTCCATCGCCTTCTGCGAGAAGCTGTTTTCCGAGGTGCTCGACGGCGCCCCGCTGATGACCAATGCGCGCCACCTGCGCGGCTCGGCCTGGCTGAACTTCAACCGGCTGATCTGCGGCAAGTGGAGCCACTTCAACGGCCGCTCCCATGTGGTGCTCATGGGGGATGCCGCGCATACCGCCCACTTCGCCATCGGCTCCGGCACCAAGCTCGCCATTGATGACGCCATCGAGCTTGCCAGGCAGTTCAACGAGATCGGCCACGGCGTGGAGACGATCCCGTCCGTGCTCTCGGTCTATGAGGAGATCCGCCGCGTCGATGTGGCCCGCATCCAGAATGCGGCCCGCAACGCCATGGAATGGTTCGAGGTGGTCGGCCGCCGCTATGCCGACAGCCTGGAGCCGGAGCAGTTCATGTATTCCATGCTGACGCGCTCCCAGCGCATCAGCCACGAGAACTTGCGCCTGCGCGACCGCGCGTGGCTGGAGGGTTATGAGCGCTGGTTCGCGCGCCGCGCCGGCCTGCCCGTGGAGACCAACGGCCGCGTGACGCCGCCCATGTTCACGCCCTACCGCCTGCGGGACGTGACGCTGCCCAACCGCATCGTCGTTTCTCCCATGGCCATGTACTCGGCGACGGACGGCGTGCTCGGCGACTTCCATCTCGTCCATCTCGGCGCCCGTGCCATGGGCGGCGCGGGGCTCGTCTTCGCCGAAATGACCTGCGTGTCGCCGGATGCACGGATCACCCCCGGCTGTCTCGGCCTGTGGGACGACGGGCAGATCGAGGGCTGGAAGCGGTTCGTCGATTTCGTCCATGCCAACACGGGCGCCAAGGTGGCCTGCCAGCTCGGCCACGCCGGGCGCAAAGGCGCCACCAAGCGCGCGTGGGAGGGCATCGACCAGCCGCTGGAAGAGGACGGCTGGCCGCTGATTTCCGCCTCGGCCCTGCCGTACCTCAAGCACAGCCAGGTGCCGAAGGCGATGGACCGCGCCGACATGGATCGCGTCGTCGCCGATTTCGTGGCCGCCACCCGGCGCGCGGCGGCGGCGGGCGTGGACTGGCTGGAGCTCCATGCCGCGCACGGCTATCTGCTGTCGAGCTTCCTCTCGCCGCTCACCAACCGGCGCACGGACGACTATGGCGGCTCGCACGCAGCCCGCGCCCGCTTCCCGCTCGAAGTGTTCCGGGCCATCCGCGCTGTGTGGCCGGCGGAGCGGCCGATCTCCGTGCGCCTGTCCTGTCATGACTGGACCGAGGGCGGCAACACGCCGGAGGATGCCGCCATCTTCGCCACCATGTTCAAGGAGGCGGGTGCCGATCTCATCGACTGTTCGTCCGGGCAGGTATGGAAGGAGGAGCGGCCGGTCTATGGCCGGCTGTTCCAGACCCCATTCTCCGACAAGATCCGAAACGAGGTGGGCATTCCCACCATTGCCGTCGGCGCCATCTCGGAAGCCGATCACGCCAATTCCATCATCGCGGCGGGGCGTGCGGACCTCTGCGCCATTGCCCGGCCGCATCTGGCCGACCCCGCTTGGTCGCTGCACGAGGCGGCGAAGATCGGCCTGAAGACGGTGCCCTGGCCCAAGCAGTATGCCTCCGCCAAGGGCCAGTATGAGGCCAATCTCGAACGCGCATCGGCGCAGTGA
- a CDS encoding ABC transporter substrate-binding protein — protein sequence MALAAATMLAPTLAAADPIKIGLVSTLSGPSAALGVHMRDGFQLAVKELGGKLGGQPTEVIVVDDELKPDVAVTKVKALLDRDKVDVIAGVVFSNVMMAVSKPVLENETFIVSGNAGPSPLAGKGCSPYFFAASYQNDQNHEVMGKYAQDKGYKRVVLMTPNYQAGKDSMAGFKRYFKGEVVEEIFVPLGQLDFSAELAKISAANPDALFTFMPGGMGVNLVKQFKQAGLDGKVPFLSAFTVDETTLPATQDAAAGLLSGAEWAPNLDTPQNKAFVAAYEKEYGVVPSLYAAQGYDAAKLIDGALKATGGKVTDKTAFRKALASAPFQSVRGSFAFNTNGFPIQDFYVVKAVKRDDGKFATETVAKVFTAARDSYAGECPLK from the coding sequence ATGGCCCTCGCCGCCGCGACCATGCTGGCCCCGACCCTTGCGGCAGCCGATCCCATCAAGATCGGCCTCGTCTCCACCCTGTCCGGCCCGTCCGCGGCGCTGGGTGTGCACATGCGCGACGGCTTCCAGCTTGCGGTGAAGGAACTGGGCGGCAAGCTCGGTGGCCAGCCGACTGAAGTGATCGTGGTGGATGACGAGCTGAAGCCTGATGTGGCCGTCACGAAGGTCAAGGCGCTCCTCGACCGGGACAAGGTGGACGTGATTGCCGGCGTCGTCTTCTCGAACGTGATGATGGCCGTGTCCAAGCCCGTGCTTGAGAACGAGACCTTCATCGTCTCCGGTAATGCGGGTCCCTCCCCGCTGGCCGGCAAGGGCTGCTCGCCCTATTTCTTCGCGGCCTCGTATCAGAACGACCAGAACCACGAGGTCATGGGCAAGTATGCTCAGGACAAGGGTTACAAACGCGTCGTGCTGATGACGCCCAACTACCAGGCCGGCAAGGATTCCATGGCCGGCTTCAAGCGCTATTTCAAGGGCGAGGTGGTGGAGGAGATCTTCGTGCCGCTGGGCCAGCTCGATTTCTCCGCCGAGCTCGCCAAGATTTCCGCGGCCAATCCCGACGCCCTCTTCACCTTCATGCCCGGCGGCATGGGCGTCAATCTCGTCAAGCAGTTCAAGCAGGCGGGGCTGGACGGCAAGGTGCCCTTCCTCTCCGCCTTCACCGTGGACGAGACCACCCTGCCGGCGACGCAGGACGCCGCTGCCGGGCTGCTCTCGGGCGCGGAATGGGCCCCGAACCTCGACACGCCCCAGAACAAGGCCTTCGTGGCGGCGTACGAGAAGGAATATGGCGTCGTGCCCTCGCTCTATGCGGCACAGGGCTATGACGCGGCCAAGCTGATCGACGGCGCACTCAAGGCGACCGGCGGCAAGGTCACGGACAAGACCGCCTTCCGCAAGGCGCTGGCCTCGGCCCCCTTCCAGTCCGTGCGCGGCAGCTTCGCTTTCAACACCAACGGCTTCCCCATCCAGGACTTCTATGTGGTCAAGGCGGTGAAGCGCGACGACGGCAAGTTTGCCACCGAGACGGTCGCCAAGGTATTCACAGCCGCGCGCGACAGCTACGCCGGCGAGTGCCCCCTGAAGTGA